A window of the Sandaracinaceae bacterium genome harbors these coding sequences:
- a CDS encoding AMP-binding protein: protein MNAVEPSVNASADQHVVRHLRAQVALTPDRPALISPVRREGPWPIPFTERTYADVDARSDALAHGFTDIGIGMGTKTILMLRTSDELFVVLLALYKVGAVPVVLDPGMGFARMLHCYRSVGAEAFIGIPLSHVIRRARPKFFASVRITVSDGAFGEHRLADLYRTGRGPFVLPPVTPDTLLMLVFTTGSTGPAKGVEYTHAMLDALVGQVRSTYPLDDGERGLVTLSLFALVDLFTGCTAVLAPMDPTRPADVDPNVILGTLEQYEVRHMFGSPALLRRIAPALTARATPLPNLRTVVCGGAAAPLPLLQQVRGALEGDPTVHATYGATEALPIATIDLRALEDGCDERTRHGAGVCMGPPIDGMQARMLRITREPIPTWDDTLVEPDGTPGEITLCGPVVSKRYHNAPEHDALHKIADGPRTWHRTGDVGWLDERGRIWMCGRKAQTVTTAEGPRFTMMCEAVFNTHPAVQRSALVGVGPDGAQLPVVCVELTPEAAAEGTPATLFEELRTLAEAHECTRGLTRYIVHPRFPVDVRHNAKIGREELAVWAGAKLGLLRMPPAFHVLMVIPLLGWLYQLLPLVWPFPHPALWALWWVVMFLHFVVHPLQIIPGLPVARRVGHGTLYIACMTTIFGATYWRPFAGVSAKELAK from the coding sequence TCACGGACATCGGCATCGGGATGGGCACCAAGACCATCCTCATGCTGCGCACCAGCGACGAGCTCTTCGTCGTGCTGCTGGCGCTTTACAAGGTCGGCGCGGTGCCGGTGGTGCTGGATCCGGGCATGGGCTTCGCGCGCATGCTGCACTGCTATCGCAGCGTCGGCGCGGAGGCGTTCATCGGCATCCCGCTGTCACACGTCATCCGCCGCGCACGACCGAAGTTCTTCGCGTCGGTGCGCATCACGGTCAGCGACGGCGCCTTCGGAGAGCACCGCTTGGCGGACCTGTACCGCACAGGACGCGGGCCGTTCGTGCTGCCCCCCGTGACGCCGGACACGCTGCTCATGCTCGTGTTCACGACGGGCAGCACGGGGCCCGCGAAGGGCGTGGAGTACACGCACGCAATGCTCGACGCGCTGGTGGGACAGGTGCGCTCCACGTACCCACTGGACGACGGCGAGCGCGGGCTGGTGACGCTCTCGCTCTTCGCGCTGGTGGACCTCTTCACAGGGTGCACCGCGGTCCTCGCGCCCATGGACCCGACGCGCCCTGCCGACGTGGACCCGAACGTCATCCTGGGGACGCTCGAGCAGTACGAAGTGCGGCACATGTTCGGTTCTCCCGCGCTCCTGCGCCGCATCGCTCCGGCGCTGACCGCCCGCGCAACGCCCTTGCCCAACCTGCGGACGGTGGTGTGCGGGGGTGCGGCGGCGCCGCTCCCGTTGTTGCAGCAGGTGCGCGGCGCGCTGGAGGGGGACCCGACGGTCCACGCCACGTACGGCGCGACCGAGGCGCTGCCCATCGCCACCATCGACCTGCGCGCGCTGGAAGACGGCTGCGACGAGCGCACGCGCCACGGTGCGGGAGTGTGCATGGGTCCGCCCATCGACGGTATGCAGGCGCGCATGCTGCGCATCACGCGCGAGCCCATCCCCACGTGGGACGACACGCTGGTGGAGCCCGACGGGACGCCGGGCGAGATCACCCTGTGCGGCCCGGTGGTGAGCAAGCGCTACCACAACGCGCCCGAGCACGACGCACTGCACAAGATCGCCGACGGCCCGCGGACCTGGCACCGCACGGGCGACGTTGGCTGGCTGGACGAGCGCGGGCGCATCTGGATGTGTGGACGCAAGGCGCAGACGGTGACCACCGCCGAGGGACCGCGCTTCACGATGATGTGTGAGGCCGTGTTCAACACGCACCCGGCCGTGCAACGCAGCGCGCTCGTGGGGGTCGGGCCGGACGGGGCGCAGCTCCCCGTCGTGTGCGTCGAGCTGACGCCCGAGGCGGCCGCGGAGGGAACGCCTGCCACCCTGTTCGAGGAGCTGCGGACGCTCGCCGAGGCCCACGAGTGTACGCGCGGGCTCACGCGCTACATCGTCCACCCGCGCTTCCCCGTGGATGTACGCCACAACGCCAAGATCGGCCGCGAGGAGCTCGCGGTGTGGGCGGGTGCGAAGCTGGGACTCTTGCGCATGCCCCCGGCGTTCCACGTGCTCATGGTCATCCCGCTGCTGGGTTGGCTCTACCAGCTGCTGCCGCTGGTGTGGCCGTTCCCGCACCCGGCGCTCTGGGCGCTGTGGTGGGTGGTGATGTTCCTGCACTTCGTCGTGCACCCGCTGCAGATCATCCCGGGCTTGCCCGTCGCGCGGCGTGTGGGCCACGGCACGCTCTACATCGCGTGCATGACCACCATCTTCGGCGCCACCTACTGGCGCCCCTTCGCTGGGGTGAGCGCCAAGGAGCTGGCGAAGTGA